The Candidatus Eisenbacteria bacterium genomic interval TTCAGCAGTTGCACGGTGGCTGGAGCCGGCACGGGGATGCGTCCGTGTTCGCTCATCACCGTGCCGCCTCCGAGAGGAAGGGTCGAGGCGTAGACCTGTTCGATGCCGAGGTCGACCAGCCCGAGCAGCGCGCCCGCGATGTCCACGATCGCGTCCACCGCGCCCACCTCGTGAAAGTGCACCTTTTGAACGGTGGTGCCATGGACCTGCGCTTCGGCCTCCGCGAGCCGGCGGAACACCGCCCGAGCGCGTTCGGTCACTCCGACCGGCAGGTCCGCGGCGGCCAGGATGGCCTCGATGTGGTGCAGGTGGCGATGGGCCTTCTGCGCGGCCGGCCGCACCTCCACCTGCCGCGCCGCGAAGGCGCCCCTGCGCACGGTCCGGACCTCGATGTCCACGTCCGGCAGGTGCAGCCTCCCCGGCAGACCCGTGAGCGCCTCGGCGGGCCAGCCGGCCGAAACCAGCGCCGCGAGCGTCATATCGCCGCTCACGCCCGAGAAGCAGTCGAAGTAGGCGATCCGGGACACGTTCAGGTCCTCCGCGGCGAGTTGATGAGGTGTGCGGCGTAACCCGCTCCGAAGCCGTTGTCCACATTCACCACGGTGATCCCGGCGGCGCACGAGTTGAGCATCGCGAGCAGCGGCGCAAGCCCTTCGAAGTGCGCACCGTAGCCGACGCTCGTCGGCACCGCCACGAGCGGCCGGTCCACCAGGCCACCGACGACGCTCGGCAGGGCGCCCTCCAGGCCGGCGACGACGACGAGCACGCGCGCGCCGCGCAGCCGCTCGTGGTGGGCCAGCAACCGGTGCAGCCCGGCCACGCCGACGTCGGCGATCAACTCGGCGCGGCTACCCATGGTGCGCGCGGTGACGAGCGCCTCCTCGGCCACCGGCAGGTCGGCCGTGCCGGCGCACACCACCAGCACCATGCCTCGCCCGGCTCCGCGAGCCGCGCGCCGCCTCAGCACCACGCATCGTGCCCGCTCGTGAACTTCGGCCCGTGGAAACGCGGCGAGCAGCGCCGCGCGAGCCTCGGGCTCGACGCGCGTCGCCAGGACGAGCCCATGCCGGGCGAAGAGCCGCCGGGCGATCCCCACGACCTGCGCGGGGCTCTTGCCCTGCCCGAGGATCACCTCGGGGAAGCCGGTTCGCAGGGCCCGCTGGTGGTCGAGGGTCGCGAACTCGAGCCGCTCCGCGGGAGCCGCGGTGATGCGCCGCGCGGCCTCGGACTCGCTCACGCTGCCGCGCCGAACCCCCCGCAGCAGGGCCCGCAGCTCAGCCGGCCGCATGCAGCGTCCCCGGCGCCGCCGGCAGCGCCGGCTCGGGGGCGAACGCATCCAGCCCGTGTTCGGCGAGGTGTCCGAGGTACTCCTCCAGCAGCGCGGTCATCTCGGACGCCGAACGGGTGCGGTTCACCTGCTCGCGGATCCGGGCGCTGTGCGGCAGGCCCTTGATGTACCAGGCCACGTGCTTGCGCATCTCCTTCGCCGCGACGGCTTCGCCCGCCGAGCGCACGAGCATCTCGAGGTGGCGGATGCCGGTTTCGAGTCGTTCCTGCGCGGTCGGCGGCGGCAGCGTCTCGCCCCGCTCGGCCAGCGCCCGGATGCGGCGGAAGATCCACGGATCGCCGAACGCCGCGCGCCCGAGCATGACGAGGTCGCAGCCCGTCGTCTCGAGCATCCGCACCGCGTCCTGCGCGTCGCGCACGTCGCCGTTTCCGATCACGGGGATGCCGACCGCCCTGCGGGCCTCGGCGATCATGTCCCAGTGCGCGGTGCCCTCGAACTTCTCCGCCCGCGTGCGGGCGTGGATGGCCACCGCTTTCGCCCCTGCGCCCTCGAGGGCCTTCGCGACCTCGACGACGTTTCGCGACTGGCCGTCCCAGCCGAGCCGGATCTTGGCGGTCACCGGCAGGTCGGTCGCATCGCTCATCGCGCGCACGATTCGCTCGATGCGCGAGACGTCCTGCAGCAGGGCGGCGCCGGCGGAGCGGTTCACGACCTTGCGCACGGGGCAGCCCATGTTGATGTCCACGAGGTCGGGGCGCCTTCCGGCCGGCAGGTCCGAAAGCACGCGCGTCGCGTCGGCCATCACGGCGGGATCGGATCCGAAGAGCTGGATGCCGATGGGGCGCTCGTGCGGCTCGAACGCGCAGTACTCGAGCGTCGCCGCGCTGCCCCGCACCAGGCCGTCCGAGGACACCATCTCGGTGTAGACCGCGGCGGCTCCCTGCTCGCGGGCCAGCTGGCGGAAGGGCGAGTCGCTGACGCCCGCGAGCGGCGCCAGCACGAACGGCGATTCGAGCTCGACGTTCCCGATCTTCACGCCCGCGCCCATCAGGTCCGCCTCGAGCCGCGGGCCGGGGAGCCTCCCGCGAGCCGGCTCGGCCGGGGCAGCGGAGTTTCGAGGTCGCGACGACGCGCGAACTCCGCGACGTCGCCGAAGCCCTCGACCGGCACGCAGGCGATTCCTTCGCCCGCGCACCACTCGCGCAGCGGACCGCGCGCGAGCACGGTGTCGGCCGCCGCGGCGCCGTGGCGGTCGCTGGCGCCGTCGCCGACCAGCACGGTGTGGAAGCCCCGACCGCGGTAGCGGCGCACGTGTTGAGCCTTGCAGTTGCCACACGAGTCGCACGCGGCGCTGGCGAACGGAAACTCGACGCGGACCCGGCCGCCCTCGAACACGGCGTGATTGGCCGCCCACGGCAGGTCCGGAAAGCCCGCGCGCGCGAGATGGTCGCGCACGTAGAAGTCGAGACCCTCGCTGACGATCATCACGGCGTCTCCCCGCCCGAGCGCCTCACGCACGAACGGTGCGAAGTGCGGGTCGAGGCGGAAGCGGCGCGTGAACGCCAGCGCCTGCGCCTCGGTCACCTCGAGCAGCGCGCACTGCGCTTCGGTCAGTTCGCGATGGCCGGCGCGGCCCGCGAGCCAGTCGGCGAGCAGGTCGAGTCTGCCGGCGGCCCCGCCGGGCGAGAAGCGGTCGGCGAACGCCGCGCCGATGTCGCGCGGCGAGACCGTGCCGTCGAAGTCGCACAGGTACGCGAACGGCATTTCAGCGCGACCCCGCGCCCGGGCGCGTCGCCGGAGGTGAAGCCCGCCGGGGAGTCGCGGCCGGCGGAGTCGCGGGCGGGCCCGGGAGCTTCGCGAACGCGAACACGTCCGCGGGTCCCTTCGCGCGCCGCAGCACCTCGGCCGCGCGCAGGAACGCCGCGTCCCGCGAAAGGGCCGCGCGCACGGCGGCCGCGCCCGCCACCGGCGGCAGCGAGTCCGCATGAGCCTCGAGATCCGGCGCGATGCCGCCTCCCCCGCGCACCGTCCGACCGGAGGCCGTGCGGTACTCCGGCCGGGCGGCCGAATCGGCGGCGGCGGTGTCGGCGGCCGCGAGGGTCGGGTCGTCCTCGGCCTCTTCATCGTCCCCGGTGCCGCTCGCCGCCCGGCTCACGACACGCCCGCTCGGCGTCAGGTAGCGGGCGGTGGTGAGGCGAACCCCGCCTTCGCCGCCGCGCAGCGGAATCAGACTCTGCACGTCACCGCTGCCGAACGTGCTCGTCCCGACGAGCAGCGCGCGGTCGAGGTCCTGCAGTGAACCCGCCAGGATCTCGGCCACCGACGCGGTGCCGCCGTCCACCAGCACGGCCATCGGCCACGTCACCCGCGTGCCGCCCCGGGGGACGACGAGCCGGCCGTCGGCCCCGGCCCTGCGGCCGCGGGTGGCGGCGAGCTCCGAGCCGGCGGGCAGGAACGACCCGGCGACGCCGAGGGCCTGCTCGGGGAGCCCGCCTGGATTGCCGCGCAGATCCAGAACCAGGCTTCGCGCGCCCGCGCGCCGCAACGTATCGAGCGCCGCGCGCACCTGCGCGGATGCGCGCGAGTTGAACGTCGTCAGGCGCAGGTAGCCGACGCCGCCGTCCAGCACGAGCGTGCCGCGCACGGCCGGCAGCTGAACCGTCCCGCGCGTCAGCACCAGATCGCGATCGTGCGGCGCGTCACCGCGCAGGACCGAGAGCGTGACGGTCGTGCCCGCCGGCCCGCGCAGCCGGGTGGCGATCTCCGCCGGCCCAAGGCCCCAGGCCGAGTGGCCGTCGATTCGCGTGATGATGTCGCCCTCGGCCAGCCCCGCCCGCCACGCCGGGGAGCCTTCGATCGGCGCGATCACCACCGGCCAGCCTTCCCGCGTGCCGACGAACAGGCCCGAGCCGTCGGCGTCGCCCGGCGACTCCGACTCGGCGATCTTCCAGTCCTTCGCGTCGAGATACTCCGACGAGGCGTCGAGCACGCGCATCATGCCGCTCAGCCCGCCCTGCACGAGTCGCGCCGGATCCGGCTCGTCCACGTAGTTCGACTGCACCGCGTACAGCACCTCGACGAACAGGTCCACGTTCGAGTAGAAGCCGCTGGTCGCCCGGCCACGACCCGCCCACCAGCCGAGGGTGAAGAGCACCGCGAGCAGCACGCCCAGCAGAACGCGACGGCGGATCAAGAAACCTCCGGAAGGGGTCCACGGGCGGCGGCGCGATGCCGCGCCCGGGGCGGGGATTCGGACCGGCAATATACCATGCGGTCGAGCCGCCTCCGCCCGGGCGTCGCGTGGCGCGCGACCGCGTCCAGGGCGCCCGGAAGCTGCAACGCCGCGTTCAGCTTCTCGCGAGCGCCAGTCGCGGGCCGACCGCCTCCCAGACGCGGGCCTCGAGCTCGTTCTCGCCGACGGTGCCGTCGAGCACGCGCCAGCGCTCCGGTTCGGCGGCCGCCAGCTCGAGGTAGCGCGCGCGCACGCGCTCGTGGAACTCGGCCGGTTCGCGGTCGAGGCGATTGGTGGCCCCGGCCGAGGCATGGCGCCGGTCGAGCCCGACGGGCACCGGCACGTCGAAAAGGAGCGTCACGGCCGGCACGAGTCCACCGGTCGCGGCGCGGTTGAGCTCCACCAGCAAGGCGTGCTCGACTCCGCGACCGCCGCCCTGGTAGGCGAGCGTGCTGTCGCCGTAGCGGTCGCAGAGCACGATCCGGCCGGCTTCGAGCGCCGGTCGCAGCACGCCGCCGACGAGCTGGGCGCGCGAGGCGACCATCAGCAGCGCTTCGGTCATCGCCGAGGGCCGCCGTTCGTGGTCGAGCAGCAGCGCCCGGATGCCCTCCCCGACCGGGGTGCCGCCGGGC includes:
- the larB gene encoding nickel pincer cofactor biosynthesis protein LarB — protein: MRPAELRALLRGVRRGSVSESEAARRITAAPAERLEFATLDHQRALRTGFPEVILGQGKSPAQVVGIARRLFARHGLVLATRVEPEARAALLAAFPRAEVHERARCVVLRRRAARGAGRGMVLVVCAGTADLPVAEEALVTARTMGSRAELIADVGVAGLHRLLAHHERLRGARVLVVVAGLEGALPSVVGGLVDRPLVAVPTSVGYGAHFEGLAPLLAMLNSCAAGITVVNVDNGFGAGYAAHLINSPRRT
- the dusB gene encoding tRNA dihydrouridine synthase DusB, which codes for MGAGVKIGNVELESPFVLAPLAGVSDSPFRQLAREQGAAAVYTEMVSSDGLVRGSAATLEYCAFEPHERPIGIQLFGSDPAVMADATRVLSDLPAGRRPDLVDINMGCPVRKVVNRSAGAALLQDVSRIERIVRAMSDATDLPVTAKIRLGWDGQSRNVVEVAKALEGAGAKAVAIHARTRAEKFEGTAHWDMIAEARRAVGIPVIGNGDVRDAQDAVRMLETTGCDLVMLGRAAFGDPWIFRRIRALAERGETLPPPTAQERLETGIRHLEMLVRSAGEAVAAKEMRKHVAWYIKGLPHSARIREQVNRTRSASEMTALLEEYLGHLAEHGLDAFAPEPALPAAPGTLHAAG
- a CDS encoding HAD-IB family phosphatase, coding for MPFAYLCDFDGTVSPRDIGAAFADRFSPGGAAGRLDLLADWLAGRAGHRELTEAQCALLEVTEAQALAFTRRFRLDPHFAPFVREALGRGDAVMIVSEGLDFYVRDHLARAGFPDLPWAANHAVFEGGRVRVEFPFASAACDSCGNCKAQHVRRYRGRGFHTVLVGDGASDRHGAAAADTVLARGPLREWCAGEGIACVPVEGFGDVAEFARRRDLETPLPRPSRLAGGSPARGSRRT
- a CDS encoding S41 family peptidase — encoded protein: MIRRRVLLGVLLAVLFTLGWWAGRGRATSGFYSNVDLFVEVLYAVQSNYVDEPDPARLVQGGLSGMMRVLDASSEYLDAKDWKIAESESPGDADGSGLFVGTREGWPVVIAPIEGSPAWRAGLAEGDIITRIDGHSAWGLGPAEIATRLRGPAGTTVTLSVLRGDAPHDRDLVLTRGTVQLPAVRGTLVLDGGVGYLRLTTFNSRASAQVRAALDTLRRAGARSLVLDLRGNPGGLPEQALGVAGSFLPAGSELAATRGRRAGADGRLVVPRGGTRVTWPMAVLVDGGTASVAEILAGSLQDLDRALLVGTSTFGSGDVQSLIPLRGGEGGVRLTTARYLTPSGRVVSRAASGTGDDEEAEDDPTLAAADTAAADSAARPEYRTASGRTVRGGGGIAPDLEAHADSLPPVAGAAAVRAALSRDAAFLRAAEVLRRAKGPADVFAFAKLPGPPATPPAATPRRASPPATRPGAGSR
- the tmk gene encoding dTMP kinase — encoded protein: MSGVFVTFEGGEGSGKSTQVARLAARLRATGHDPLVTREPGGTPVGEGIRALLLDHERRPSAMTEALLMVASRAQLVGGVLRPALEAGRIVLCDRYGDSTLAYQGGGRGVEHALLVELNRAATGGLVPAVTLLFDVPVPVGLDRRHASAGATNRLDREPAEFHERVRARYLELAAAEPERWRVLDGTVGENELEARVWEAVGPRLALARS